One Candidatus Taylorbacteria bacterium genomic window, ATTCGCTCATACGTTCTTCACCCTTACAAAATGGTGAAAGACCATAGAACAAACGTGGAGACCTCGCAGGTGGACAAAGTGCTGGAAGGAGGATTGGAGGAGTTTATTAGCGCTGAAGCATTGCTCTAAGCTGTTAGCTGTCGGATCACTTGTGATGAAGCAGAAAAGATAATAGAATAAGAGTGCAACCTAAAAGCTAGAAGCTAATAGCTAATAGCTGTTCATATGATTTATTTCGACAAAGTTTCAAAAGTATACGGAGATAAATGCGTCGCTCTTGATGATGTTACCTTTAGCGTCGAGCCAGGGGAGTTTATTTCCATCGTCGGACACTCTGGTGCTGGAAAGACGACGCTTCTCAAAATGATTTTAGCTGAAGAGATGCCCACCGGAGGCGGGGTTTTTTTTGAATCGGTAAACATTCATTCGCTTGGGAAATCAGAGATGAATCAGTTTCGTAGACGCATCGGCAGCATTTTTCAGGATTTCCGTCTCCTGCCGGGGAAAACCGCGTACGAAAACATCGCGTTCGCCATGGAGGTCGCAGGAAGGACGGATGAGGAAATAGCCGCCGACGTGCCGTACGTTTTTGAGCTCGTTGATTTGTCACATAAAATGCACAATTTTCCGCACCAACTTTCGGGAGGCGAGAAGCAAAGAGTGGGGATAGCGAGAGCAATCGTGAATCACCCGGATATCATTATTGCGGACGAGCCGACTGGGAACCTCGACCCCGTAAACACCTACGACATCGTCCAGATTTTGAAAAAGGTGAATTCTTTGGGCACGACTGTTATTCTCACCACGCACAACAGGGGAGTGATTGATTCACTTGCGAAGCGGGTGATTACATTGGATGAAGGCAGGCTGGTGAGGGACGACAAAGAGGGCAAGTTTGTTTTGTAAGACAAAACAAAATTTACAATACTTTATACTTTTCACTTTATACTTTATACTATTTTCACAATGCTTTGGGTCAACACAAAAAGAGTTTTAAAATCGGGATTCGTCAACTTTTGGAGGAATGGATTTATTTCGCTGTCCTCCATCCTTATCATGGTTATCACCCTTTTCGTCATCGGGTCTATTATTTTTGTGAGCGCGACTTTGCAGTCTTCACTTTTGGAGTTAAAGAAGAAGGTGGATATCAACGTGTATTTCGTGACGAGCGCGAAAGAGGCGGACATTCTTGCCGTCAAGCAGTCGATAGAAAAACTCCAGGAAGTTTCGTCAGTTGAATATATTTCTCAGGACCAGGTGCTCGCCAATTTCAAAAAAAGGCATGAGAACGACCAGCTGACTCAGCAGGCTCTCGAAGAAATCAACGGCAATCCGTTGGGCGCAACATTGAATATCAATGCAAAAGATCCTTCACAATACGGGAGCATTGCGGAGTATTTGAAAAGCGACAGCACCCTTACTCCCGGCGGAGCGTCAATTATCGACAAGGTGAACTACGAGCAAAACAAGGGGGCGATTGAAACGCTTACCTCTATAATCAGGATTGCCGAAAAGCTAGGGTTCGGCATCACCCTTTTCCTCATCATTCTTTCTATAGTTATCACCTTAAATACTATTCGGCTTACTATTTACACTTCCCGCGAAGAGATTGCCGTCATGCGCCTCGTGGGAGCGAATAACATGTATATTCGAGGGCCATTCGTAGTTGCCGGAATGACGTACGGGCTAATCTCTGCGATTATCACTCTTCTCCTTTTCTATCCCGTTACGTTTTGGCTCGGGCGGGTGACGGAGCGATTTTTTACCGGCATCAATCTTTTCAATTATTACATCAATAATTTTGGGCAGATATTTCTCATCATTGTCGGTTCGGGAATTTTAATCGGCGCGATTTCGAGTTTTCTTGCAGTCCGCCGCTATCTCAAGATTTAATACGCACTTACGGTGAGCGGTTTTGTCCGTATACTCATACGCCTTTGGCGGATTCGTATTTCGTAGTAGTATAGGGAAATGAAAAAAACGAAAAAGTTTATCTTCGTGACCGGCGGAGTAATGAGCGGAGTAGGAAAAGGCATAGCTTCGTCTTCCATCGGTACGATTCTGAAGGCGAGAGGGTTTAAAGTTACTGCCCTCAAAATTGACCCCTACGTGAACATTGACGCGGGGACGATGAATCCCACCGAGCACGGCGAAGTATTCGTGCTCTCTGATGGGGACGAGTGTGACCAGGATATGGGCAACTATGAGCGGTTTCTTGATATGAACCTTTCGCGAGTGAACTACATGACGACGGGGAGAATTTATCAGGAGGTTATCCGCAAGGAAAGAAATCTCGAATACAAGGGAAAAAATGTCGAAGTGGTGCCCGATATTCCGATTGAAGTTATTCGTCGCATTGAAGTCGCGCAAAAAGATGCGGAGGCCGATATCACTATCATTGAGATTGGAGGAACGATTGGAGAATACCAAAACGTGATTTTTCTTGAGGCCGCGAGAATGATGAAAACAAAATATCCCGATGATGTTGCTATTGTCATGGTGAGTTTTGTGCCGATGCCCTCGAAAATTGGCGAAATGAAAACCAAGCCGACGCAATACGCATCTCGAAGTTTAAACAGCGTAGGATTGCAGGCGGATATCATCATTGCCCGTGGAGAACTTCCTCTCGATAACAAAAGAAAGGACAAAATCGCCCTTTTTTGCAATATAAAACCTGAAAATGTCATTTCCGCGCCTGACGTTGAAAGTATTTACGATGTGCCCATCAATTTTGAAAGGGACAACCTGGGCGAAATACTGTGCAAGACGCTCAAAATTAACTCCTCTAAAAAAACCGATTTAGGTTCATGGGAGGCGTTTGTGCGGAAGGCAAAATCGGCAAAGAATGAGGTGAAAATAGCGATAGTCGGAAAATATTTTGATTCGGGGGATTTTGTTTTGGGTGATGTGTACATTTCTGTCATCGAAGCCATTAAATATTCGGCATACAAGTTGGGCATGAAGCCGAAAATTGAATACATCAATTCAAAGGATATTGAAAATGGAAAGCTTGGAGTTCAGAGTTTGAAAAAGTTTGACGGAATTGTCGTTCCAGGGGGATTCGGCGAGACGGGAATCGAGGGCATTATCAAAGTCATTGAGTTCGCGCGGAAAAACAAGATTCCGTATTTCGGACTTTGCTACGGCATGCAACTCATGGTTATTGAATATGCTCGCAACGTTCTCGGCATAAAAGACGCGCACACGTCCGAAATTAATCCGAATGCGAAGAATCTTGTTATTGACATCATGCCGGACCAGAAGGAAAAATTGCTGACTAAAGATTATGGAGGAAGCATGAGGCTCGGAGTGTATCCCGCGCATTTGCGAAAAGGCTCGATTGCCGAGCGTGCCTATGGCAGGCAGACTATAGAGGAGAGACATCGGCATCGATATGAAGTCAATCCGAAGTATCACATCAGATTTACGGAGGGAGGCCTTGTCTTTTCGGGAGTTTCTCCCGACCGGCGTCTCATGGAAATTGCGGAACTTTCCAGTGTTTCGCATCCGTTTTTCCTGGGCACACAGTTTCACCCCGAATTTCTCGCAAGGCCGTCAAGTCCACATCCCTTGTTTACCGAATTTATGAAAGCCGCAGGCAAAAAGTCTAAACGGTGACTCGTTGCTTCGTAGCTTTTTCTCTCAAATGGCAATCGTAAAAAAGAAAATACACTCCGATTTTTTCGAACTCATTGCAGTTGGCAAGA contains:
- the ftsE gene encoding cell division ATP-binding protein FtsE, with translation MIYFDKVSKVYGDKCVALDDVTFSVEPGEFISIVGHSGAGKTTLLKMILAEEMPTGGGVFFESVNIHSLGKSEMNQFRRRIGSIFQDFRLLPGKTAYENIAFAMEVAGRTDEEIAADVPYVFELVDLSHKMHNFPHQLSGGEKQRVGIARAIVNHPDIIIADEPTGNLDPVNTYDIVQILKKVNSLGTTVILTTHNRGVIDSLAKRVITLDEGRLVRDDKEGKFVL
- a CDS encoding permease-like cell division protein FtsX, whose amino-acid sequence is MLWVNTKRVLKSGFVNFWRNGFISLSSILIMVITLFVIGSIIFVSATLQSSLLELKKKVDINVYFVTSAKEADILAVKQSIEKLQEVSSVEYISQDQVLANFKKRHENDQLTQQALEEINGNPLGATLNINAKDPSQYGSIAEYLKSDSTLTPGGASIIDKVNYEQNKGAIETLTSIIRIAEKLGFGITLFLIILSIVITLNTIRLTIYTSREEIAVMRLVGANNMYIRGPFVVAGMTYGLISAIITLLLFYPVTFWLGRVTERFFTGINLFNYYINNFGQIFLIIVGSGILIGAISSFLAVRRYLKI
- a CDS encoding CTP synthase, which translates into the protein MKKTKKFIFVTGGVMSGVGKGIASSSIGTILKARGFKVTALKIDPYVNIDAGTMNPTEHGEVFVLSDGDECDQDMGNYERFLDMNLSRVNYMTTGRIYQEVIRKERNLEYKGKNVEVVPDIPIEVIRRIEVAQKDAEADITIIEIGGTIGEYQNVIFLEAARMMKTKYPDDVAIVMVSFVPMPSKIGEMKTKPTQYASRSLNSVGLQADIIIARGELPLDNKRKDKIALFCNIKPENVISAPDVESIYDVPINFERDNLGEILCKTLKINSSKKTDLGSWEAFVRKAKSAKNEVKIAIVGKYFDSGDFVLGDVYISVIEAIKYSAYKLGMKPKIEYINSKDIENGKLGVQSLKKFDGIVVPGGFGETGIEGIIKVIEFARKNKIPYFGLCYGMQLMVIEYARNVLGIKDAHTSEINPNAKNLVIDIMPDQKEKLLTKDYGGSMRLGVYPAHLRKGSIAERAYGRQTIEERHRHRYEVNPKYHIRFTEGGLVFSGVSPDRRLMEIAELSSVSHPFFLGTQFHPEFLARPSSPHPLFTEFMKAAGKKSKR